A genomic region of Cannabis sativa cultivar Pink pepper isolate KNU-18-1 chromosome 1, ASM2916894v1, whole genome shotgun sequence contains the following coding sequences:
- the LOC115705224 gene encoding protein LATE ELONGATED HYPOCOTYL isoform X2: protein MDTYSSGEDLIIKTRKPYTITKQRERWTEEEHNRFLEALKLYGRAWQRIEEHIGTKTAVQIRSHAQKFFSKLEKEALVKGVPVGRAIDIDIPPPRPKRKPSNPYPRKTGVGPLTSQVGGKDEKYLSESSSHCKQVLDLEKEPVLEGPDGDGKPTQAKENHDDDCSGLTQLQDTQCSSVHKSSLPKPPVGLGNACTFREFVPLMKKANQDDTGGSYVTVEFDRNENKQKSDAEEMAQDNDTSKGLKLENPNASYEKLVEGEKMNDLNNGLPTEEMQTTQNYPRHVPVHVLDGNIGNCTRTPTDTTFNPIGEINGHTNFFTNSAASTTTEHQSNASRSSIHPSFPVLHPQFTSIRPNQEDYQSFLHMSSTFYSLIVSTLLQNPVAHAAASFAAAYWPYSNVETSSDSLACNQSGFSPREMNSAPSMAAVAAATVAAATAWWAAHGMLPLCTPLHTGFAVPPASTSGVPSMDFDQGPAPKTGEEDKPLIPLLQEQVDPEHSEAVQAQHLGSKSPTGSSSDSEESGGGKPDSNVKVADHENTVPATELDSNKPKNTKPVDRSSCGSNTASSSEVETDALEKQENVKEELQEPEANQSVSECSNRRSKSICNPLESWKEVSQGGRLAFQALFSREVLPQSFSPPPDLMKQENQNGCMEEKQKEDKDVGASLIDLNSKTCGSCSNHPELEKIGPLRDEENLDESLLTIGLGQGKLKVHRTGFKPYKRCSVEAKENSVGNTSSQVEERGTKRLRLEGEVQLNI, encoded by the exons ATGGACACATACTCTTCCGGAGAAgaccttattatta AGACACGAAAGCCGTATACTATTACAAAGCAACGAGAGCGATGGACAGAGGAGGAGCATAATAGGTTCCTTGAGGCCTTGAAGCTCTATGGACGAGCCTGGCAGCGTATTGAAG AACATATAGGAACAAAGACTGCTGTGCAAATCAGAAGTCATGCACAGAAATTCTTTTCAAAG TTGGAAAAGGAGGCTCTCGTTAAAGGTGTTCCAGTAGGGCGCGCCATTGATATAGATATTCCACCTCCACGCCCTAAAAGGAAACCTAGCAATCCTTACCCTCGAAAGACTGGTGTTGGTCCTCTCACATCACAGGTAGGAGGAAaagatgaaaaatatttatcagAATCATCTTCTCACTGTAAGCAAGTACTGGATTTGGAGAAAGAGCCAGTTCTTGAG GGACCGGATGGAGATGGAAAACCAACACAGGCGAAAGAAAACCACGATGACGATTGCTCAGGTCTCACCCAGCTTCAAGATACTCAATGTTCTTCTGTTCACAAAAGCTCCCTACCTAAGCCACCTGTGGGGCTTGGAAATGCTTGCACTTTTAGGGAATTTGTGCCTTTAATGAAAAAGGCGAATCAGGATGACACAGGTGGATCTTATGTCACTGTTGAATTTGACAGGAATGAAAACAAGCAGAAGTCCGATGCCGAGGAGATGGCACAAGATAATGACACAAGCAAAggcttaaagttggaaaatcCTAATGCTTCATATGAGAAATTGGTTGAAGGTGAAAAAATGAATGACTTGAATAATGGATTGCCAACTGAGGAGATGCAAACCACTCAAAACTACCCAAGGCATGTGCCTGTGCATGTTCTTGATGGAAACATTGGAAATTGTACTCGAACTCCTACTGACACCACATTTAATCCAATAGGAGAGATTAATGGCCACACTAATTTTTTCACAAATTCAGCGGCATCTACTACTACTGAGCATCAATCTAATGCATCAAGATCTTCAATCCATCCATCATTTCCGGTTTTACATCCTCAATTTACCTCAATTCGCCCCAATCAAGAGGACTATCAGTCCTTCCTCCATATGTCGTCCACATTTTACAGTCTCATTGTATCTACACTTCTTCAAAACCCAGTAGCACATGCCGCAGCAAGCTTTGCAGCTGCATATTGGCCCTATTCCAATGTAGAAACTTCTTCAGATTCTCTTGCATGCAACcaaagtggattttcaccaaGAGAAATGAACTCTGCTCCAAGTATGGCAGCGGTTGCTGCTGCTACTGTAGCTGCTGCAACTGCATGGTGGGCAGCCCATGGGATGCTTCCATTGTGTACTCCCCTACACACTGGATTTGCTGTCCCTCCAGCATCCACAAGTGGAGTTCCTTCGATGGACTTTGATCAAGGTCCTGCACCCAAAACAGGAGAGGAAGACAAACCTCTTATTCCTCTATTGCAAGAACAAGTGGATCCGGAACACTCGGAAGCTGTGCAAGCTCAACATTTAGGTTCAAAATCTCCAACAGGGTCCTCATCAGACTCTGAGGAAAGTGGGGGAGGAAAACCTGATTCCAATGTAAAAGTTGCTGATCATGAAAATACTGTCCCAGCAACTGAGCTTGATTCTAATAAACCAAAAAACACCAAGCCGGTTGACCGCTCATCTTGTGGTTCCAACACAGCTTCTAGCAGTGAAGTCGAGACAGATGCCTTAGAGAAGCAAGAGAATGTCAAGGAAGAATTGCAAGAACCAGAAGCCAATCAATCAGTTTCCGAGTGTAGTAATCGTCGTAGTAAAAGCATTTGCAACCCTCTTGAATCTTGGAAGGAAGTCTCTCAAGGG GGACGGCTGGCATTTCAAGCATTATTCTCAAGAGAGGTGTTACCTCAAAGCTTTTCACCTCCACCTGACCTGATGAAGCAGGAGAATCAGAATGGCTGCATggaagaaaaacaaaaggagGACAAAGATGTAGGTGCATCATTAATAGATCTCAACAGTAAGACTTGCGGGTCTTGTTCTAACCATCCAGAATTGGAGAAAATTGGACCACTTAGAGATGAGGAAAATTTAGACGAAAGTTTGCTGACAATAGGGCTTGGACAAGGAAAGCTCAAGGTTCATAGAACAGGATTCAAACCTTACAAAAGGTGCTCAGTTGAGGCCAAAGAGAACAGCGTGGGAAATACCAGCAGCCAGGTGGAGGAGAGAGGAACCAAAAGGCTACGCTTGGAAGGAGAGGTTCAACTTAATATCTGA
- the LOC115705224 gene encoding protein LATE ELONGATED HYPOCOTYL isoform X1, with amino-acid sequence MDTYSSGEDLIIIKTRKPYTITKQRERWTEEEHNRFLEALKLYGRAWQRIEEHIGTKTAVQIRSHAQKFFSKLEKEALVKGVPVGRAIDIDIPPPRPKRKPSNPYPRKTGVGPLTSQVGGKDEKYLSESSSHCKQVLDLEKEPVLEGPDGDGKPTQAKENHDDDCSGLTQLQDTQCSSVHKSSLPKPPVGLGNACTFREFVPLMKKANQDDTGGSYVTVEFDRNENKQKSDAEEMAQDNDTSKGLKLENPNASYEKLVEGEKMNDLNNGLPTEEMQTTQNYPRHVPVHVLDGNIGNCTRTPTDTTFNPIGEINGHTNFFTNSAASTTTEHQSNASRSSIHPSFPVLHPQFTSIRPNQEDYQSFLHMSSTFYSLIVSTLLQNPVAHAAASFAAAYWPYSNVETSSDSLACNQSGFSPREMNSAPSMAAVAAATVAAATAWWAAHGMLPLCTPLHTGFAVPPASTSGVPSMDFDQGPAPKTGEEDKPLIPLLQEQVDPEHSEAVQAQHLGSKSPTGSSSDSEESGGGKPDSNVKVADHENTVPATELDSNKPKNTKPVDRSSCGSNTASSSEVETDALEKQENVKEELQEPEANQSVSECSNRRSKSICNPLESWKEVSQGGRLAFQALFSREVLPQSFSPPPDLMKQENQNGCMEEKQKEDKDVGASLIDLNSKTCGSCSNHPELEKIGPLRDEENLDESLLTIGLGQGKLKVHRTGFKPYKRCSVEAKENSVGNTSSQVEERGTKRLRLEGEVQLNI; translated from the exons ATGGACACATACTCTTCCGGAGAAgaccttattattattaag ACACGAAAGCCGTATACTATTACAAAGCAACGAGAGCGATGGACAGAGGAGGAGCATAATAGGTTCCTTGAGGCCTTGAAGCTCTATGGACGAGCCTGGCAGCGTATTGAAG AACATATAGGAACAAAGACTGCTGTGCAAATCAGAAGTCATGCACAGAAATTCTTTTCAAAG TTGGAAAAGGAGGCTCTCGTTAAAGGTGTTCCAGTAGGGCGCGCCATTGATATAGATATTCCACCTCCACGCCCTAAAAGGAAACCTAGCAATCCTTACCCTCGAAAGACTGGTGTTGGTCCTCTCACATCACAGGTAGGAGGAAaagatgaaaaatatttatcagAATCATCTTCTCACTGTAAGCAAGTACTGGATTTGGAGAAAGAGCCAGTTCTTGAG GGACCGGATGGAGATGGAAAACCAACACAGGCGAAAGAAAACCACGATGACGATTGCTCAGGTCTCACCCAGCTTCAAGATACTCAATGTTCTTCTGTTCACAAAAGCTCCCTACCTAAGCCACCTGTGGGGCTTGGAAATGCTTGCACTTTTAGGGAATTTGTGCCTTTAATGAAAAAGGCGAATCAGGATGACACAGGTGGATCTTATGTCACTGTTGAATTTGACAGGAATGAAAACAAGCAGAAGTCCGATGCCGAGGAGATGGCACAAGATAATGACACAAGCAAAggcttaaagttggaaaatcCTAATGCTTCATATGAGAAATTGGTTGAAGGTGAAAAAATGAATGACTTGAATAATGGATTGCCAACTGAGGAGATGCAAACCACTCAAAACTACCCAAGGCATGTGCCTGTGCATGTTCTTGATGGAAACATTGGAAATTGTACTCGAACTCCTACTGACACCACATTTAATCCAATAGGAGAGATTAATGGCCACACTAATTTTTTCACAAATTCAGCGGCATCTACTACTACTGAGCATCAATCTAATGCATCAAGATCTTCAATCCATCCATCATTTCCGGTTTTACATCCTCAATTTACCTCAATTCGCCCCAATCAAGAGGACTATCAGTCCTTCCTCCATATGTCGTCCACATTTTACAGTCTCATTGTATCTACACTTCTTCAAAACCCAGTAGCACATGCCGCAGCAAGCTTTGCAGCTGCATATTGGCCCTATTCCAATGTAGAAACTTCTTCAGATTCTCTTGCATGCAACcaaagtggattttcaccaaGAGAAATGAACTCTGCTCCAAGTATGGCAGCGGTTGCTGCTGCTACTGTAGCTGCTGCAACTGCATGGTGGGCAGCCCATGGGATGCTTCCATTGTGTACTCCCCTACACACTGGATTTGCTGTCCCTCCAGCATCCACAAGTGGAGTTCCTTCGATGGACTTTGATCAAGGTCCTGCACCCAAAACAGGAGAGGAAGACAAACCTCTTATTCCTCTATTGCAAGAACAAGTGGATCCGGAACACTCGGAAGCTGTGCAAGCTCAACATTTAGGTTCAAAATCTCCAACAGGGTCCTCATCAGACTCTGAGGAAAGTGGGGGAGGAAAACCTGATTCCAATGTAAAAGTTGCTGATCATGAAAATACTGTCCCAGCAACTGAGCTTGATTCTAATAAACCAAAAAACACCAAGCCGGTTGACCGCTCATCTTGTGGTTCCAACACAGCTTCTAGCAGTGAAGTCGAGACAGATGCCTTAGAGAAGCAAGAGAATGTCAAGGAAGAATTGCAAGAACCAGAAGCCAATCAATCAGTTTCCGAGTGTAGTAATCGTCGTAGTAAAAGCATTTGCAACCCTCTTGAATCTTGGAAGGAAGTCTCTCAAGGG GGACGGCTGGCATTTCAAGCATTATTCTCAAGAGAGGTGTTACCTCAAAGCTTTTCACCTCCACCTGACCTGATGAAGCAGGAGAATCAGAATGGCTGCATggaagaaaaacaaaaggagGACAAAGATGTAGGTGCATCATTAATAGATCTCAACAGTAAGACTTGCGGGTCTTGTTCTAACCATCCAGAATTGGAGAAAATTGGACCACTTAGAGATGAGGAAAATTTAGACGAAAGTTTGCTGACAATAGGGCTTGGACAAGGAAAGCTCAAGGTTCATAGAACAGGATTCAAACCTTACAAAAGGTGCTCAGTTGAGGCCAAAGAGAACAGCGTGGGAAATACCAGCAGCCAGGTGGAGGAGAGAGGAACCAAAAGGCTACGCTTGGAAGGAGAGGTTCAACTTAATATCTGA
- the LOC115705224 gene encoding protein LATE ELONGATED HYPOCOTYL isoform X3, producing MDTYSSGEDLIIIKTRKPYTITKQRERWTEEEHNRFLEALKLYGRAWQRIEEHIGTKTAVQIRSHAQKFFSKLEKEALVKGVPVGRAIDIDIPPPRPKRKPSNPYPRKTGVGPLTSQGPDGDGKPTQAKENHDDDCSGLTQLQDTQCSSVHKSSLPKPPVGLGNACTFREFVPLMKKANQDDTGGSYVTVEFDRNENKQKSDAEEMAQDNDTSKGLKLENPNASYEKLVEGEKMNDLNNGLPTEEMQTTQNYPRHVPVHVLDGNIGNCTRTPTDTTFNPIGEINGHTNFFTNSAASTTTEHQSNASRSSIHPSFPVLHPQFTSIRPNQEDYQSFLHMSSTFYSLIVSTLLQNPVAHAAASFAAAYWPYSNVETSSDSLACNQSGFSPREMNSAPSMAAVAAATVAAATAWWAAHGMLPLCTPLHTGFAVPPASTSGVPSMDFDQGPAPKTGEEDKPLIPLLQEQVDPEHSEAVQAQHLGSKSPTGSSSDSEESGGGKPDSNVKVADHENTVPATELDSNKPKNTKPVDRSSCGSNTASSSEVETDALEKQENVKEELQEPEANQSVSECSNRRSKSICNPLESWKEVSQGGRLAFQALFSREVLPQSFSPPPDLMKQENQNGCMEEKQKEDKDVGASLIDLNSKTCGSCSNHPELEKIGPLRDEENLDESLLTIGLGQGKLKVHRTGFKPYKRCSVEAKENSVGNTSSQVEERGTKRLRLEGEVQLNI from the exons ATGGACACATACTCTTCCGGAGAAgaccttattattattaag ACACGAAAGCCGTATACTATTACAAAGCAACGAGAGCGATGGACAGAGGAGGAGCATAATAGGTTCCTTGAGGCCTTGAAGCTCTATGGACGAGCCTGGCAGCGTATTGAAG AACATATAGGAACAAAGACTGCTGTGCAAATCAGAAGTCATGCACAGAAATTCTTTTCAAAG TTGGAAAAGGAGGCTCTCGTTAAAGGTGTTCCAGTAGGGCGCGCCATTGATATAGATATTCCACCTCCACGCCCTAAAAGGAAACCTAGCAATCCTTACCCTCGAAAGACTGGTGTTGGTCCTCTCACATCACAG GGACCGGATGGAGATGGAAAACCAACACAGGCGAAAGAAAACCACGATGACGATTGCTCAGGTCTCACCCAGCTTCAAGATACTCAATGTTCTTCTGTTCACAAAAGCTCCCTACCTAAGCCACCTGTGGGGCTTGGAAATGCTTGCACTTTTAGGGAATTTGTGCCTTTAATGAAAAAGGCGAATCAGGATGACACAGGTGGATCTTATGTCACTGTTGAATTTGACAGGAATGAAAACAAGCAGAAGTCCGATGCCGAGGAGATGGCACAAGATAATGACACAAGCAAAggcttaaagttggaaaatcCTAATGCTTCATATGAGAAATTGGTTGAAGGTGAAAAAATGAATGACTTGAATAATGGATTGCCAACTGAGGAGATGCAAACCACTCAAAACTACCCAAGGCATGTGCCTGTGCATGTTCTTGATGGAAACATTGGAAATTGTACTCGAACTCCTACTGACACCACATTTAATCCAATAGGAGAGATTAATGGCCACACTAATTTTTTCACAAATTCAGCGGCATCTACTACTACTGAGCATCAATCTAATGCATCAAGATCTTCAATCCATCCATCATTTCCGGTTTTACATCCTCAATTTACCTCAATTCGCCCCAATCAAGAGGACTATCAGTCCTTCCTCCATATGTCGTCCACATTTTACAGTCTCATTGTATCTACACTTCTTCAAAACCCAGTAGCACATGCCGCAGCAAGCTTTGCAGCTGCATATTGGCCCTATTCCAATGTAGAAACTTCTTCAGATTCTCTTGCATGCAACcaaagtggattttcaccaaGAGAAATGAACTCTGCTCCAAGTATGGCAGCGGTTGCTGCTGCTACTGTAGCTGCTGCAACTGCATGGTGGGCAGCCCATGGGATGCTTCCATTGTGTACTCCCCTACACACTGGATTTGCTGTCCCTCCAGCATCCACAAGTGGAGTTCCTTCGATGGACTTTGATCAAGGTCCTGCACCCAAAACAGGAGAGGAAGACAAACCTCTTATTCCTCTATTGCAAGAACAAGTGGATCCGGAACACTCGGAAGCTGTGCAAGCTCAACATTTAGGTTCAAAATCTCCAACAGGGTCCTCATCAGACTCTGAGGAAAGTGGGGGAGGAAAACCTGATTCCAATGTAAAAGTTGCTGATCATGAAAATACTGTCCCAGCAACTGAGCTTGATTCTAATAAACCAAAAAACACCAAGCCGGTTGACCGCTCATCTTGTGGTTCCAACACAGCTTCTAGCAGTGAAGTCGAGACAGATGCCTTAGAGAAGCAAGAGAATGTCAAGGAAGAATTGCAAGAACCAGAAGCCAATCAATCAGTTTCCGAGTGTAGTAATCGTCGTAGTAAAAGCATTTGCAACCCTCTTGAATCTTGGAAGGAAGTCTCTCAAGGG GGACGGCTGGCATTTCAAGCATTATTCTCAAGAGAGGTGTTACCTCAAAGCTTTTCACCTCCACCTGACCTGATGAAGCAGGAGAATCAGAATGGCTGCATggaagaaaaacaaaaggagGACAAAGATGTAGGTGCATCATTAATAGATCTCAACAGTAAGACTTGCGGGTCTTGTTCTAACCATCCAGAATTGGAGAAAATTGGACCACTTAGAGATGAGGAAAATTTAGACGAAAGTTTGCTGACAATAGGGCTTGGACAAGGAAAGCTCAAGGTTCATAGAACAGGATTCAAACCTTACAAAAGGTGCTCAGTTGAGGCCAAAGAGAACAGCGTGGGAAATACCAGCAGCCAGGTGGAGGAGAGAGGAACCAAAAGGCTACGCTTGGAAGGAGAGGTTCAACTTAATATCTGA
- the LOC115705224 gene encoding protein LATE ELONGATED HYPOCOTYL isoform X4, with the protein MDEPGSVLKLEKEALVKGVPVGRAIDIDIPPPRPKRKPSNPYPRKTGVGPLTSQVGGKDEKYLSESSSHCKQVLDLEKEPVLEGPDGDGKPTQAKENHDDDCSGLTQLQDTQCSSVHKSSLPKPPVGLGNACTFREFVPLMKKANQDDTGGSYVTVEFDRNENKQKSDAEEMAQDNDTSKGLKLENPNASYEKLVEGEKMNDLNNGLPTEEMQTTQNYPRHVPVHVLDGNIGNCTRTPTDTTFNPIGEINGHTNFFTNSAASTTTEHQSNASRSSIHPSFPVLHPQFTSIRPNQEDYQSFLHMSSTFYSLIVSTLLQNPVAHAAASFAAAYWPYSNVETSSDSLACNQSGFSPREMNSAPSMAAVAAATVAAATAWWAAHGMLPLCTPLHTGFAVPPASTSGVPSMDFDQGPAPKTGEEDKPLIPLLQEQVDPEHSEAVQAQHLGSKSPTGSSSDSEESGGGKPDSNVKVADHENTVPATELDSNKPKNTKPVDRSSCGSNTASSSEVETDALEKQENVKEELQEPEANQSVSECSNRRSKSICNPLESWKEVSQGGRLAFQALFSREVLPQSFSPPPDLMKQENQNGCMEEKQKEDKDVGASLIDLNSKTCGSCSNHPELEKIGPLRDEENLDESLLTIGLGQGKLKVHRTGFKPYKRCSVEAKENSVGNTSSQVEERGTKRLRLEGEVQLNI; encoded by the exons ATGGACGAGCCTGGCAGCGTATTGAAG TTGGAAAAGGAGGCTCTCGTTAAAGGTGTTCCAGTAGGGCGCGCCATTGATATAGATATTCCACCTCCACGCCCTAAAAGGAAACCTAGCAATCCTTACCCTCGAAAGACTGGTGTTGGTCCTCTCACATCACAGGTAGGAGGAAaagatgaaaaatatttatcagAATCATCTTCTCACTGTAAGCAAGTACTGGATTTGGAGAAAGAGCCAGTTCTTGAG GGACCGGATGGAGATGGAAAACCAACACAGGCGAAAGAAAACCACGATGACGATTGCTCAGGTCTCACCCAGCTTCAAGATACTCAATGTTCTTCTGTTCACAAAAGCTCCCTACCTAAGCCACCTGTGGGGCTTGGAAATGCTTGCACTTTTAGGGAATTTGTGCCTTTAATGAAAAAGGCGAATCAGGATGACACAGGTGGATCTTATGTCACTGTTGAATTTGACAGGAATGAAAACAAGCAGAAGTCCGATGCCGAGGAGATGGCACAAGATAATGACACAAGCAAAggcttaaagttggaaaatcCTAATGCTTCATATGAGAAATTGGTTGAAGGTGAAAAAATGAATGACTTGAATAATGGATTGCCAACTGAGGAGATGCAAACCACTCAAAACTACCCAAGGCATGTGCCTGTGCATGTTCTTGATGGAAACATTGGAAATTGTACTCGAACTCCTACTGACACCACATTTAATCCAATAGGAGAGATTAATGGCCACACTAATTTTTTCACAAATTCAGCGGCATCTACTACTACTGAGCATCAATCTAATGCATCAAGATCTTCAATCCATCCATCATTTCCGGTTTTACATCCTCAATTTACCTCAATTCGCCCCAATCAAGAGGACTATCAGTCCTTCCTCCATATGTCGTCCACATTTTACAGTCTCATTGTATCTACACTTCTTCAAAACCCAGTAGCACATGCCGCAGCAAGCTTTGCAGCTGCATATTGGCCCTATTCCAATGTAGAAACTTCTTCAGATTCTCTTGCATGCAACcaaagtggattttcaccaaGAGAAATGAACTCTGCTCCAAGTATGGCAGCGGTTGCTGCTGCTACTGTAGCTGCTGCAACTGCATGGTGGGCAGCCCATGGGATGCTTCCATTGTGTACTCCCCTACACACTGGATTTGCTGTCCCTCCAGCATCCACAAGTGGAGTTCCTTCGATGGACTTTGATCAAGGTCCTGCACCCAAAACAGGAGAGGAAGACAAACCTCTTATTCCTCTATTGCAAGAACAAGTGGATCCGGAACACTCGGAAGCTGTGCAAGCTCAACATTTAGGTTCAAAATCTCCAACAGGGTCCTCATCAGACTCTGAGGAAAGTGGGGGAGGAAAACCTGATTCCAATGTAAAAGTTGCTGATCATGAAAATACTGTCCCAGCAACTGAGCTTGATTCTAATAAACCAAAAAACACCAAGCCGGTTGACCGCTCATCTTGTGGTTCCAACACAGCTTCTAGCAGTGAAGTCGAGACAGATGCCTTAGAGAAGCAAGAGAATGTCAAGGAAGAATTGCAAGAACCAGAAGCCAATCAATCAGTTTCCGAGTGTAGTAATCGTCGTAGTAAAAGCATTTGCAACCCTCTTGAATCTTGGAAGGAAGTCTCTCAAGGG GGACGGCTGGCATTTCAAGCATTATTCTCAAGAGAGGTGTTACCTCAAAGCTTTTCACCTCCACCTGACCTGATGAAGCAGGAGAATCAGAATGGCTGCATggaagaaaaacaaaaggagGACAAAGATGTAGGTGCATCATTAATAGATCTCAACAGTAAGACTTGCGGGTCTTGTTCTAACCATCCAGAATTGGAGAAAATTGGACCACTTAGAGATGAGGAAAATTTAGACGAAAGTTTGCTGACAATAGGGCTTGGACAAGGAAAGCTCAAGGTTCATAGAACAGGATTCAAACCTTACAAAAGGTGCTCAGTTGAGGCCAAAGAGAACAGCGTGGGAAATACCAGCAGCCAGGTGGAGGAGAGAGGAACCAAAAGGCTACGCTTGGAAGGAGAGGTTCAACTTAATATCTGA
- the LOC115705036 gene encoding uncharacterized protein LOC115705036 isoform X1, with amino-acid sequence MLNQNAQLTPMTNSYLTISMAPSPVLPRSPLFSLSPLTTCRFVKPLRCASVQQQQVEGGILCEPCNGRGWLVCEFCKGQKTNVKAENNRIYRRCPTCRAVGYVLCTSCKVYKCVTFPNYTDGDELSF; translated from the exons ATGCTTAATCAAAATGCTCAACTCACTCCAATGACAAATTCTTACCTGACAATATCTATGGCACCGTCGCCTGTACTCCCAAGGTCGCCACTTTTCTCCTTGTCTCCCttaacgacatgtcgtttcgtAAAACCTCTGCGTTGTGCGTCGGTCCAACAACAACAG GTTGAAGGTGGGATTTTGTGTGAGCCTTGCAATGGTAGAGGATGGTTAGTTTGTGAGTTTTGTAAAGGGCAAAAAACCAATGTGAAGGCTGAAAACAATCGAATCTACCGTCGATGCCCAACTTGTAGAGCT GTTGGATATGTCCTGTGTACAAGTTGCAAAGTTTACAAATGTGTAACATTCCCAAATTACACCGATGGTGATGAATTATCCTTTTGA
- the LOC115705036 gene encoding uncharacterized protein LOC115705036 isoform X4: MSFRKTSALCVGPTTTVILKVEGGILCEPCNGRGWLVCEFCKGQKTNVKAENNRIYRRCPTCRAVGYVLCTSCKVYKCVTFPNYTDGDELSF; the protein is encoded by the exons atgtcgtttcgtAAAACCTCTGCGTTGTGCGTCGGTCCAACAACAACAG TTATTTTAAAGGTTGAAGGTGGGATTTTGTGTGAGCCTTGCAATGGTAGAGGATGGTTAGTTTGTGAGTTTTGTAAAGGGCAAAAAACCAATGTGAAGGCTGAAAACAATCGAATCTACCGTCGATGCCCAACTTGTAGAGCT GTTGGATATGTCCTGTGTACAAGTTGCAAAGTTTACAAATGTGTAACATTCCCAAATTACACCGATGGTGATGAATTATCCTTTTGA
- the LOC115705036 gene encoding uncharacterized protein LOC115705036 isoform X2, translating to MLNQNAQLTPMTNSYLTISMAPSPVLPRSPLFSLSPLTTCRFVKPLRCASVQQQQVEGGILCEPCNGRGWLVCEFCKGQKTNVKAENNRIYRRCPTCRACRLDMSCVQVAKFTNV from the exons ATGCTTAATCAAAATGCTCAACTCACTCCAATGACAAATTCTTACCTGACAATATCTATGGCACCGTCGCCTGTACTCCCAAGGTCGCCACTTTTCTCCTTGTCTCCCttaacgacatgtcgtttcgtAAAACCTCTGCGTTGTGCGTCGGTCCAACAACAACAG GTTGAAGGTGGGATTTTGTGTGAGCCTTGCAATGGTAGAGGATGGTTAGTTTGTGAGTTTTGTAAAGGGCAAAAAACCAATGTGAAGGCTGAAAACAATCGAATCTACCGTCGATGCCCAACTTGTAGAGCT TGCAGGTTGGATATGTCCTGTGTACAAGTTGCAAAGTTTACAAATGTGTAA
- the LOC115705036 gene encoding uncharacterized protein LOC115705036 isoform X3, protein MLNQNAQLTPMTNSYLTISMAPSPVLPRSPLFSLSPLTTCRFVKPLRCASVQQQQVEGGILCEPCNGRGWLVCEFCKGQKTNVKAENNRIYRRCPTCRALAVGAKLICKSYS, encoded by the exons ATGCTTAATCAAAATGCTCAACTCACTCCAATGACAAATTCTTACCTGACAATATCTATGGCACCGTCGCCTGTACTCCCAAGGTCGCCACTTTTCTCCTTGTCTCCCttaacgacatgtcgtttcgtAAAACCTCTGCGTTGTGCGTCGGTCCAACAACAACAG GTTGAAGGTGGGATTTTGTGTGAGCCTTGCAATGGTAGAGGATGGTTAGTTTGTGAGTTTTGTAAAGGGCAAAAAACCAATGTGAAGGCTGAAAACAATCGAATCTACCGTCGATGCCCAACTTGTAGAGCT ctTGCAGTAGGTGCAAAATTGATCTGTAAGAGCTACTCTTAA